A single window of Candidatus Eisenbacteria bacterium DNA harbors:
- a CDS encoding VOC family protein, translating to MATVTQHAPGTFCWPELATIDQGAAKKFYTGLFGWTFNDTDMGPQGVYTIFQSDGADVAALYTMRDEERGLGPPHWNAYVSVESADRSAAKAKELGGTAIMEPFDVMEHGRMAILQDPTGAVFNLWEPKKNIGVGKIDEPNSLCWTELMTKDAAKAGDFYSKLLPWKPESMNMPDSPPYTIFKRGDASAGGMMQIQPEMGPVPPHWLSYFMVDDTDAKFAKAQELGASALVPPTNIPDMGRFAILKDVQGAAFGIFGPEKK from the coding sequence ATGGCGACCGTGACACAGCATGCTCCGGGGACCTTCTGCTGGCCCGAGCTGGCGACGATCGATCAGGGCGCAGCCAAGAAGTTCTACACCGGACTCTTCGGCTGGACATTCAACGACACCGACATGGGCCCGCAGGGCGTCTACACCATCTTCCAGTCGGACGGCGCGGACGTCGCCGCGCTGTACACGATGCGCGACGAGGAAAGAGGGCTCGGACCCCCGCACTGGAACGCCTACGTGTCGGTGGAGAGCGCGGACCGCTCCGCCGCCAAGGCCAAGGAGCTCGGCGGCACCGCCATCATGGAGCCTTTTGACGTCATGGAGCACGGGCGGATGGCGATCCTCCAGGATCCCACCGGTGCGGTGTTCAATCTCTGGGAGCCGAAGAAGAACATCGGCGTCGGCAAGATCGACGAGCCCAACTCGCTGTGCTGGACCGAGCTCATGACCAAGGACGCCGCCAAGGCAGGAGACTTCTACAGCAAGCTACTGCCCTGGAAGCCGGAGTCGATGAACATGCCCGACTCTCCGCCTTACACCATCTTCAAGCGCGGCGACGCGAGCGCCGGAGGGATGATGCAGATCCAGCCGGAGATGGGACCGGTGCCGCCGCACTGGCTCAGCTACTTCATGGTCGACGACACCGACGCGAAGTTCGCGAAGGCGCAGGAGCTGGGCGCTTCGGCCCTGGTCCCGCCCACCAACATTCCCGACATGGGCCGATTCGCGATCCTCAAGGATGTGCAGGGCGCCGCGTTCGGGATCTTCGGTCCCGAGAAGAAGTAG
- a CDS encoding amidohydrolase family protein, whose protein sequence is MSGARVVKSLMIVGVVAAAAARAETTAFVNATVHTANGPAMEKATVVVENGRIASVGAAAVPAGATVVDCAGKHLWPGFVAPWTALGLVEISSVRGTMDATETGSINPNVRADVEINPDSELLPVARFNGVTSALVVPGTDPTKGGISGASALIHLDGWTREDMTIKAPVALHVRWPAMGINRSVFETRSEEDQKKEREQAIKAVQHAFDDARAYWKARSAQGKSGVPRHDQDVKWEAMGKALRGEIPVVFHASTLSQIQASLKFADEQGLKNLVIADGYDAWRVAAELKKRGVAVVLGPSQELPRRSYEPYDQGMAQAARLFQAGVRYCISDGGGSGNASAVRNLPYEAAYAAAYGLPREEALKAVTLYPAQIFGVADRIGSIEPGKVADLVLGDGDPLEVTTRVQQVYIAGKAVSMENRQTRLFQKYDGRPRGAKSRPKPSQTTSMR, encoded by the coding sequence ATGAGCGGCGCCAGAGTCGTGAAGAGCCTGATGATCGTGGGCGTGGTCGCTGCGGCTGCCGCCCGCGCCGAGACGACGGCGTTCGTCAACGCCACCGTCCACACGGCCAATGGTCCAGCGATGGAGAAAGCCACGGTGGTGGTCGAGAACGGCCGCATCGCGTCGGTCGGCGCCGCTGCGGTTCCCGCCGGCGCCACGGTCGTCGACTGCGCGGGCAAGCACCTGTGGCCCGGATTCGTGGCGCCCTGGACGGCGCTCGGCCTGGTCGAGATCAGCAGCGTGCGCGGCACCATGGACGCGACGGAGACCGGCTCCATCAATCCCAACGTGCGTGCGGACGTCGAGATCAACCCCGATAGCGAGCTGCTGCCGGTGGCGCGCTTCAACGGCGTGACCAGCGCGCTGGTCGTGCCGGGCACCGATCCGACCAAAGGCGGCATCAGCGGCGCCTCGGCGCTCATCCATCTCGACGGTTGGACGCGCGAGGACATGACGATCAAGGCGCCGGTGGCGCTCCACGTGCGCTGGCCGGCGATGGGAATCAACCGCTCGGTCTTCGAGACCCGCTCGGAAGAGGATCAGAAGAAGGAGCGCGAGCAGGCCATCAAGGCGGTCCAGCACGCGTTCGACGACGCGCGCGCGTACTGGAAGGCGCGCTCGGCGCAGGGGAAGAGCGGCGTCCCTCGGCACGACCAGGACGTGAAGTGGGAAGCCATGGGCAAGGCGCTGCGCGGGGAGATCCCGGTGGTCTTCCATGCATCCACGCTCAGCCAGATCCAGGCATCCCTGAAGTTCGCGGACGAGCAGGGGCTCAAGAACCTGGTGATCGCCGACGGCTACGACGCGTGGCGCGTCGCGGCCGAGCTCAAGAAGCGCGGCGTGGCGGTGGTGCTGGGGCCGTCCCAGGAGCTTCCGCGGCGCAGCTACGAGCCCTACGACCAGGGGATGGCGCAGGCCGCGCGGCTCTTCCAGGCCGGCGTGCGCTATTGCATCTCGGACGGCGGCGGCAGCGGCAACGCCTCGGCGGTCCGCAACCTGCCTTACGAAGCCGCGTACGCGGCGGCTTACGGTCTGCCTCGCGAGGAAGCGCTCAAGGCGGTCACCCTGTATCCCGCGCAGATCTTCGGCGTGGCCGACAGGATCGGCTCGATCGAGCCCGGCAAGGTCGCGGACCTGGTGCTCGGCGACGGCGACCCGCTCGAGGTCACGACCCGCGTCCAGCAGGTGTATATCGCGGGCAAGGCCGTCTCGATGGAGAACCGGCAGACGCGGCTCTTCCAGAAGTACGACGGGCGTCCGCGCGGAGCCAAGTCAAGACCGAAACCCAGCCAGACGACATCGATGCGTTGA
- a CDS encoding amidohydrolase family protein gives MAPARAATPRVHAIVGARIVTAPGQTIERGTIVLRDGVITAVGADVAVPADARVWQADSLTIYPGLIDPFVLVPDESPRAASGNRRQAAPAETRGAAHELAVVRAEARAVELLPFAEDQRSALRAAGFTMVQLSPRAGIVRGQTAVIGLGDGSANDVVVKPDASQVLALEAARDGYPGSLMGAISLIRQTLMDAKWYGDSRSLYAKSPQGKERPDENLSWAALQPLVAGRQPALFIASDMLEILRASSIAREAGITAIALGGGDEYKRVRDIKATGMSVIVPVSFPDAPDVSDPATALEASTEELRHWHYAPENLSTLVKAGVPFALTAHGLDDPKKFRGKVTTAIERGLKPADALAAMTTMPAKLLGLADRAGTIAPGKIANLTVTRGDLFSKKSKVVEVWVDGRAYDMGASSDSIKGNWTLQVDKQRYTLMVGTDRDTAVKLVAGSDTLTGRDVSHQGNRLVFTVQRGSQPSEDFDLRLRAEVLQGALTSPSHPGKGHRVVGVRSAEDKAGKKDKKAEAVATPVVMGNTEAWRMPAPAQPAAVLVKNATIWTAGPQGILRGADLLVRGGKIAAVGKGLNAPSNAVVIDGTGKHVAPGIIDEHSHSAILGNVNECTNSVTCEVRIGDVINSESANIYRQLAGGTTIMHLLHGSCNAIGGQCAVIKNKWGSPPDQLVFAEAPPTVKFALGENPKQSNWGSEATGRYPQSRAGVEQVIREAFQRAQDYRSAMAEYKQGKRKLPPRRDLQLEAVQEIIEGKRLIHCHSYRQDEMLMLLRLAESFGFRVNTLTHMQEAYKVADEIAAHGASAMGFTDWWAYKYEVMDGIPWNGYLLWDRGVNVGFNSDDSELARRLNTEAAKAVKYGGVPEEEAIKFVTLNPAKSLEVDQRVGSLEVGKDADFAVWSGSPLSPYSACEQTWIEGRKYFDRQADLAGRGALAQERAQLVAMARSADKEAGGGSARRWPPRYLDDANLSGSGCQGNEQPFMSETEARMRREGQEAGR, from the coding sequence ATGGCTCCGGCCCGAGCGGCGACGCCGCGCGTCCACGCGATCGTGGGAGCGCGCATCGTCACCGCTCCGGGTCAGACGATCGAGCGCGGAACCATCGTGTTGCGAGACGGCGTGATCACCGCGGTCGGCGCCGACGTCGCGGTTCCCGCCGATGCCCGCGTCTGGCAGGCCGACAGCCTCACGATCTATCCGGGGCTGATCGATCCGTTCGTCCTGGTTCCCGACGAGAGCCCGCGCGCCGCGAGCGGCAATCGCCGTCAGGCGGCGCCCGCGGAGACGCGCGGAGCGGCGCACGAGCTCGCGGTGGTGCGAGCGGAAGCGCGGGCGGTGGAGCTGCTGCCCTTCGCGGAAGACCAGCGATCTGCGCTGCGGGCCGCGGGGTTCACCATGGTGCAGCTCTCGCCTCGCGCCGGAATCGTGCGCGGGCAGACCGCGGTGATCGGGCTGGGCGATGGGTCCGCGAACGACGTGGTGGTCAAGCCCGATGCGTCCCAGGTGCTGGCGCTCGAGGCCGCGCGCGACGGTTATCCGGGCTCGCTGATGGGAGCGATCAGCCTCATCCGCCAGACGCTCATGGACGCGAAATGGTACGGCGATAGCCGCAGCCTGTACGCCAAGTCGCCGCAGGGCAAGGAGCGTCCCGACGAGAATCTGTCCTGGGCGGCGCTGCAGCCGCTCGTTGCCGGTCGCCAGCCCGCGCTCTTCATCGCCAGCGACATGCTCGAGATCCTGCGGGCTTCGTCGATCGCGCGTGAAGCCGGCATCACCGCCATCGCGCTGGGCGGCGGGGATGAGTACAAGCGCGTGCGCGACATCAAGGCCACCGGCATGTCGGTGATCGTCCCGGTGTCATTCCCCGACGCGCCCGACGTGAGCGATCCCGCCACGGCGCTGGAGGCGAGCACGGAGGAGCTGCGTCACTGGCACTACGCGCCCGAGAACTTGTCGACCCTCGTCAAGGCCGGCGTGCCGTTCGCGCTCACCGCCCATGGCCTCGACGACCCGAAGAAGTTTCGCGGCAAGGTGACGACCGCGATCGAGCGCGGCTTGAAGCCCGCCGACGCGCTGGCCGCGATGACGACGATGCCGGCCAAGCTGCTGGGGCTCGCGGACCGCGCGGGCACGATCGCGCCGGGCAAGATCGCCAACCTCACGGTGACTCGAGGCGACCTGTTCTCGAAGAAGAGCAAGGTGGTCGAGGTCTGGGTCGACGGACGCGCGTACGACATGGGGGCTTCGAGCGACAGCATCAAGGGCAACTGGACGCTCCAGGTGGACAAGCAGCGGTACACGCTGATGGTGGGCACGGATCGCGACACCGCGGTCAAGCTCGTGGCCGGGTCCGACACGCTCACCGGACGCGACGTGAGCCACCAGGGCAATCGGCTGGTGTTCACCGTGCAGCGCGGCTCGCAGCCCTCCGAGGACTTCGATCTCCGACTGCGCGCCGAGGTGCTCCAGGGAGCGCTCACATCCCCGTCTCATCCCGGGAAGGGGCACCGCGTGGTGGGGGTGCGCAGCGCCGAAGACAAGGCCGGCAAGAAGGACAAGAAGGCCGAAGCGGTGGCGACCCCGGTGGTGATGGGCAACACCGAAGCCTGGCGCATGCCGGCGCCCGCCCAGCCGGCGGCGGTGCTGGTGAAGAACGCCACCATCTGGACCGCCGGGCCGCAAGGCATCCTGCGCGGCGCCGATCTGCTGGTCCGCGGCGGCAAGATCGCGGCGGTCGGCAAAGGCCTGAACGCACCTTCGAACGCGGTGGTGATCGACGGCACCGGCAAGCACGTGGCGCCTGGCATCATCGACGAGCACAGCCATTCGGCGATCCTGGGCAACGTCAACGAGTGCACCAACAGCGTCACCTGCGAAGTCCGCATCGGCGACGTGATCAACTCCGAGAGCGCGAACATCTACCGCCAGCTCGCCGGCGGAACGACCATCATGCACCTGCTCCACGGATCGTGTAACGCGATCGGCGGGCAGTGCGCTGTGATCAAGAACAAGTGGGGCAGCCCTCCCGACCAGCTCGTGTTCGCCGAGGCGCCGCCGACGGTGAAGTTCGCGCTCGGCGAGAACCCCAAGCAGTCGAACTGGGGGTCGGAAGCCACCGGGCGCTACCCGCAGAGCCGCGCGGGCGTCGAGCAGGTGATCCGCGAAGCCTTCCAGCGCGCGCAGGACTATCGCTCGGCGATGGCGGAATACAAGCAGGGCAAGAGGAAGCTTCCGCCGCGCCGGGATCTTCAGCTGGAGGCGGTGCAGGAGATCATCGAAGGCAAGCGGCTGATCCACTGCCACTCGTATCGGCAGGACGAGATGCTGATGCTCCTGCGGCTCGCCGAGAGCTTCGGCTTCCGGGTCAACACGCTCACGCACATGCAGGAGGCCTACAAGGTCGCCGACGAGATCGCCGCCCACGGGGCTTCAGCGATGGGATTCACCGACTGGTGGGCCTACAAGTACGAGGTCATGGACGGCATTCCCTGGAATGGCTATCTCCTGTGGGATCGCGGGGTGAATGTCGGCTTCAACTCGGATGACTCCGAGCTGGCGCGCCGGCTCAACACCGAGGCGGCCAAGGCGGTCAAGTACGGCGGTGTGCCGGAAGAGGAGGCGATCAAGTTCGTGACCCTGAACCCGGCGAAATCGCTCGAGGTCGACCAGCGGGTCGGCTCGCTCGAGGTCGGGAAAGACGCCGACTTCGCGGTCTGGAGCGGCAGTCCGCTCTCCCCGTACTCGGCCTGCGAGCAGACCTGGATCGAAGGCCGCAAGTACTTCGACCGCCAGGCCGATCTCGCCGGCCGCGGAGCGCTGGCCCAGGAGCGCGCGCAGCTGGTCGCGATGGCAAGGAGCGCGGACAAGGAGGCGGGAGGCGGGAGCGCTCGCCGCTGGCCGCCACGCTATCTCGATGACGCCAATCTCTCGGGCAGCGGCTGCCAGGGGAACGAGCAGCCGTTCATGTCGGAGACCGAAGCGCGGATGCGCCGCGAAGGTCAGGAGGCGGGACGATGA
- a CDS encoding cation:proton antiporter has product MILVSAKLGGALFTRFGQSAVLGELLAGVVIGNLGLLGFHGFERLRDLPAIEILAQIGVLFLLFAVGLESNIRRMAAVGMSASLVAVLGVIAPMVLGYGVTRAFFPEQDLLADWFVGATLCATSVGITARVLADLRQTDSREGRIILGAAVIDDVLGLLVLAVVAGIIEAVNRGVAFAPTTVLVILGKATAFLAGALVIGQWLSPRVFRFAAKLRGEGLLLTVALIICFGFSYLAALAGLAPIVGAFAAGLVVDRSHYERLLQQDPERRGLEVLLPPLSNFLVPVFFVLMGMRVDLSVFARAEILGFSAVLTFVAILGKQACSLGVLEKGSDRLAVGLGMIPRGEVGLIFASIGATLTIAGERVINEAIYSAVVVMVALTTLMTPPLLTWRLSRGKPPLPQPPSSGA; this is encoded by the coding sequence GTGATCCTGGTGAGCGCCAAGCTCGGCGGAGCTTTGTTCACCCGCTTCGGGCAGTCGGCGGTCCTCGGCGAGCTGCTCGCCGGCGTCGTGATCGGAAATCTCGGACTGCTCGGCTTCCACGGCTTCGAGCGTCTTCGCGATCTGCCCGCGATCGAGATCCTGGCTCAGATCGGCGTGCTCTTCCTGCTGTTCGCGGTCGGACTCGAGAGCAACATCCGCAGGATGGCCGCCGTGGGCATGTCTGCGTCCCTGGTCGCGGTTCTCGGCGTCATCGCCCCGATGGTGCTCGGCTACGGCGTCACCCGCGCCTTCTTTCCCGAGCAGGACCTGCTCGCCGACTGGTTCGTGGGCGCCACCCTGTGCGCCACCAGCGTCGGCATCACGGCGCGCGTCCTCGCCGACCTCCGCCAGACCGACAGCCGCGAAGGCCGGATCATCCTCGGCGCCGCGGTGATCGACGACGTCCTGGGACTGCTCGTGCTCGCGGTCGTCGCGGGCATCATCGAGGCCGTGAACCGGGGGGTGGCGTTCGCTCCCACCACCGTGCTCGTGATCCTCGGCAAGGCCACCGCCTTCCTGGCCGGCGCTCTGGTGATCGGACAGTGGCTCTCGCCACGCGTCTTCCGATTCGCCGCGAAGCTGAGGGGCGAGGGGCTGCTGCTCACGGTCGCGCTGATCATCTGCTTCGGGTTCTCCTATCTCGCCGCGCTGGCGGGCCTGGCGCCGATCGTGGGCGCCTTCGCGGCCGGGCTGGTCGTGGACAGATCACACTACGAACGTCTGCTTCAGCAGGACCCGGAACGCCGCGGACTGGAGGTCTTGCTGCCTCCGCTCTCGAACTTCCTGGTCCCGGTGTTCTTCGTGCTCATGGGCATGCGCGTGGACCTGAGCGTCTTCGCCCGCGCCGAGATCCTCGGATTCTCGGCCGTGCTGACGTTCGTGGCGATCCTCGGCAAGCAAGCCTGCTCCCTCGGGGTGCTCGAGAAGGGATCCGATCGACTGGCGGTCGGCCTCGGGATGATTCCACGCGGCGAAGTGGGGCTCATCTTCGCGAGCATCGGCGCCACGCTGACCATCGCGGGGGAGCGAGTCATCAACGAGGCGATCTACTCGGCGGTCGTCGTGATGGTCGCCCTCACGACTCTCATGACTCCGCCGCTGCTGACCTGGCGTCTGAGCCGCGGCAAGCCGCCGCTTCCCCAGCCGCCCAGCTCCGGCGCTTGA
- a CDS encoding multiheme c-type cytochrome, producing the protein MGTRERAARRSRHRATRASALILAPAVLVLGLALASRLQAFPDHARKTQRACVTCHTHPAGGAELTEGGKTFLSKKKVPAESEARRAEYVGSARCQSCHLREHQSWSATAHASALARLAAADTGAVAAMAAKLKVKLKAPPAKTDACVVCHVTGMGLPGGYPGADSAANASLAAVGCESCHGPGSLHVSAPFSMKKTVIQRAPSAKLCTQCHTAIISPGFDYAALRMKGAHPNRED; encoded by the coding sequence ATGGGCACTAGGGAACGCGCCGCACGGCGATCGCGCCATCGCGCCACGCGGGCGAGCGCGCTCATCCTGGCGCCCGCGGTGCTCGTGCTCGGGCTGGCGCTGGCGAGCCGCCTCCAGGCGTTTCCCGACCACGCCCGCAAGACTCAGCGCGCATGCGTGACCTGCCACACCCACCCGGCGGGCGGCGCCGAGCTGACCGAAGGCGGCAAGACCTTCCTGTCGAAGAAGAAGGTCCCCGCCGAGTCCGAGGCGCGGCGGGCGGAGTACGTGGGCAGCGCGCGATGCCAGTCGTGTCACCTGCGCGAGCACCAGTCGTGGTCCGCCACCGCTCACGCGAGCGCGCTCGCCCGCCTCGCGGCCGCCGACACCGGCGCGGTCGCCGCCATGGCGGCGAAGCTCAAGGTGAAGCTCAAGGCGCCGCCCGCGAAGACCGATGCCTGCGTGGTCTGCCACGTCACCGGCATGGGACTCCCCGGTGGCTATCCCGGCGCCGACAGCGCGGCGAACGCGAGCCTCGCGGCGGTCGGCTGCGAGAGCTGTCACGGTCCAGGGAGCCTCCACGTGAGCGCGCCCTTCTCGATGAAGAAGACCGTCATCCAGCGCGCGCCCTCGGCGAAGCTCTGCACCCAGTGCCACACCGCCATCATCAGCCCCGGCTTCGACTACGCTGCGCTGCGCATGAAGGGCGCCCACCCCAACCGGGAAGACTGA
- a CDS encoding DUF2231 domain-containing protein produces the protein MKKLTGIMTLSLWLAAATAFAQSPTEPDTVMSGAPGTISQQAPPGAPGGPSRGPYRMPPLMEGLLHDLHNKVIHFPIVLTLVAAVMVIVARRKPQFEPVAFWLVTLAALSVIPAYFTGKAAEEHFEGKPKEWLVELHEKQGITIAGLQVLWVLSLLKAGTRRFAWVIGVILAVMVSIAGYFGGLVAHGH, from the coding sequence ATGAAGAAACTGACCGGGATCATGACGCTGTCCCTGTGGCTCGCCGCGGCGACCGCATTCGCGCAGAGCCCAACGGAGCCCGATACGGTGATGTCGGGCGCGCCGGGGACGATCTCGCAGCAGGCCCCTCCGGGCGCTCCGGGAGGCCCGAGCCGCGGTCCTTACAGGATGCCGCCGCTCATGGAAGGCCTCCTCCACGATCTGCACAACAAGGTGATCCACTTTCCCATCGTGCTCACGCTGGTGGCCGCGGTCATGGTGATCGTGGCGCGCAGGAAGCCCCAGTTCGAGCCGGTGGCGTTCTGGCTGGTGACGCTGGCCGCGCTCTCGGTCATCCCGGCCTACTTCACCGGGAAGGCGGCGGAGGAGCATTTCGAAGGCAAGCCGAAGGAGTGGCTGGTCGAGCTCCACGAGAAGCAGGGCATCACCATCGCCGGACTTCAGGTGCTGTGGGTTCTTTCTCTCCTCAAGGCCGGCACCCGGCGATTCGCGTGGGTGATCGGCGTGATCCTGGCGGTGATGGTGTCGATCGCCGGCTATTTCGGAGGCCTCGTCGCGCATGGGCACTAG
- a CDS encoding cation diffusion facilitator family transporter encodes MPMTAMTLSPRAAERLSGIARVMWVILGLNVVVAIAKLAYGYRSGAIAITADGIHSLLDAASNVIGLIGISVARRPADSNHPYGHRKYETFAALAVSVMLFFGCFEIVTAAIERLRHPRLPSIDAIGYAVLGLTLVINALVVIYERREARRLQSELLASDAAHTGSDVFATLLVLVSFVAIRFQVHFADVVAAGLIVVLIVRAGVRILKDTLSTLSDERRLDPREVESVAIQEPGVREVHNVRSRGPADDIHLDLHILLDPETPLAAAHERGHRVEKRLRDRWPGVTDVVVHVEPALESERAHERVGGGLRAEG; translated from the coding sequence ATGCCCATGACCGCGATGACGCTCAGCCCGCGAGCCGCCGAGAGACTGTCCGGGATCGCCCGGGTGATGTGGGTCATCCTCGGTCTCAACGTGGTGGTGGCGATCGCCAAGCTCGCCTACGGCTACCGCTCGGGCGCCATCGCCATCACCGCCGACGGGATCCACTCGCTGCTCGACGCCGCGTCCAACGTCATCGGACTGATCGGCATCTCGGTGGCGCGACGTCCCGCCGACTCCAACCATCCGTACGGCCACCGCAAGTACGAGACTTTCGCCGCGCTGGCGGTGTCCGTGATGCTGTTCTTCGGCTGCTTCGAGATCGTCACCGCGGCGATCGAGCGGCTGCGTCATCCTCGTCTTCCCAGCATCGACGCGATCGGCTACGCGGTGCTCGGCCTGACGCTGGTGATCAACGCGCTGGTCGTGATCTACGAGCGCCGCGAGGCGCGGCGTCTGCAGAGCGAGCTGTTGGCGTCGGACGCGGCCCACACCGGCAGCGACGTGTTCGCCACGCTGCTGGTGCTCGTGAGCTTCGTGGCCATCCGATTCCAGGTCCATTTCGCCGACGTGGTCGCGGCCGGATTGATCGTGGTGTTGATCGTGAGGGCGGGAGTGCGCATTCTGAAGGACACGCTGTCCACGCTCTCGGACGAGCGCCGTCTCGATCCGCGGGAGGTCGAATCGGTGGCGATCCAGGAGCCGGGGGTGCGCGAAGTGCACAACGTGCGTTCGAGAGGACCCGCGGACGACATCCATCTCGATCTGCACATCCTGCTGGACCCGGAAACGCCGCTGGCCGCGGCCCACGAGCGCGGCCACCGGGTGGAGAAGCGGCTGCGCGATCGCTGGCCCGGCGTCACCGACGTGGTGGTCCACGTCGAACCGGCGCTCGAGAGCGAGCGCGCGCACGAGCGCGTGGGCGGGGGATTGAGGGCCGAAGGATGA
- a CDS encoding class I SAM-dependent methyltransferase, translated as MSSTWPQFVGGVPAHYDRYLVPVIFDPYAVDLAERLTRVSGGEVLEIACGTGVVTQRLRQVLPRETALTATDLHEEMVEEARRRNPGPGVTWKVADGTALPFEDNRFDSVVCQFGVMFFPDKLAGMREARRVLRSSGRYVFNVWDSHAVNPFGRIAYDTITTLLPAGQPPFYDKPFSFCDEPAIRSLLRDAGFRSSAIERVPMRTSSPSAREFATGLVRGNPVILTIQECGLSDDEVISAIERELIREGGDLPYRSTSQALVVTAKV; from the coding sequence ATGAGCTCCACCTGGCCCCAGTTCGTGGGCGGCGTTCCCGCGCACTACGACCGCTATCTGGTGCCGGTGATCTTCGACCCCTACGCCGTCGATCTCGCCGAGCGTCTTACCCGGGTGAGCGGAGGCGAGGTGCTCGAGATCGCGTGCGGGACCGGCGTCGTGACCCAGCGGCTGCGCCAGGTCCTGCCGCGCGAGACCGCGCTGACGGCCACCGATCTCCATGAGGAGATGGTGGAGGAGGCCCGGCGGCGCAATCCCGGCCCGGGAGTGACGTGGAAGGTCGCCGATGGAACGGCGCTGCCGTTCGAGGACAACCGCTTCGACTCGGTCGTCTGCCAGTTCGGCGTGATGTTCTTTCCCGACAAGCTCGCCGGAATGCGCGAGGCGCGGCGCGTGCTGCGCTCGAGCGGCCGCTACGTCTTCAACGTCTGGGACAGTCATGCCGTGAACCCTTTCGGCCGGATCGCGTACGACACCATCACCACGTTGCTGCCCGCGGGCCAGCCACCCTTCTACGACAAGCCGTTCAGCTTCTGCGACGAGCCGGCCATCCGCTCCCTGTTGCGCGACGCCGGCTTCCGCTCCAGCGCGATCGAGCGGGTTCCGATGCGGACGTCCAGTCCGTCGGCGCGCGAGTTCGCCACCGGTCTCGTGCGGGGGAACCCCGTGATCCTCACGATCCAGGAGTGCGGTCTCAGCGACGACGAGGTCATCTCTGCGATCGAGCGCGAGCTGATCCGCGAAGGCGGCGACCTGCCCTATCGCTCGACGAGCCAGGCCCTGGTGGTGACGGCCAAGGTCTAG
- a CDS encoding Crp/Fnr family transcriptional regulator → MARSEIREERLSVALRSTPMFRGLSPAELARLKAIASLRDYARGETIWSAGDSADAFTLIVKGRVKIVRHGAGGDVILEIFDVGEPVGAIAVYDGIPYPASAIAIEAVTLIRIPRTEYFHLLDKHPEFARAVMRELTRLSIALTRKLGDMRGQRVEMRIARLFLTLAARMGRPAGEGVEIPIQLTRQEVAELVSTTVESAIRTLSRWGREELVITRESSFTIPSLARLKAVAEGGETGSAEP, encoded by the coding sequence TTGGCTCGATCCGAAATCCGGGAAGAGCGGCTGAGCGTGGCGCTCCGCTCGACTCCGATGTTTCGCGGCCTGTCACCCGCCGAGTTGGCGCGGCTGAAAGCCATCGCGTCGCTGCGCGACTACGCCCGCGGCGAGACGATCTGGAGCGCGGGGGACTCGGCCGATGCTTTCACCCTCATCGTGAAGGGGCGGGTGAAGATCGTGCGCCACGGCGCCGGCGGCGACGTGATCCTCGAGATCTTCGATGTGGGTGAGCCGGTCGGAGCGATCGCGGTGTACGACGGCATCCCCTATCCCGCGAGCGCGATTGCGATCGAAGCCGTGACGTTGATCCGCATCCCGCGCACCGAATACTTCCATCTGCTCGACAAGCATCCGGAGTTCGCGCGCGCCGTCATGCGCGAGCTCACGCGTCTTTCGATCGCGCTCACGCGCAAGCTCGGCGACATGCGCGGCCAGAGAGTCGAGATGCGGATCGCGCGCCTTTTCCTGACGCTGGCTGCGCGGATGGGTCGCCCGGCCGGCGAAGGGGTGGAGATCCCGATCCAGCTCACTCGCCAGGAAGTGGCGGAGCTGGTCTCGACCACGGTCGAGTCCGCGATCCGGACGCTGTCTCGCTGGGGCCGGGAAGAGCTCGTGATCACCCGCGAGTCGAGCTTCACGATCCCGTCGCTGGCGCGTCTGAAAGCCGTGGCCGAGGGAGGCGAGACGGGGTCCGCCGAGCCCTGA